Proteins encoded in a region of the Candidatus Moanabacter tarae genome:
- the pncC_1 gene encoding Nicotinamide-nucleotide amidohydrolase PncC, with product MECDISTLALKVSELLKARSETIAVAESSSGGLISAALLAVPGASTYFKGGGVVYTHDSKRILMGISEAQMAANRPATEAHAIDLGRAAKKSLGSDWGIGETGAAGPDANRYGDLAGHSAIGLAGRSEVSILVNTESKKRNDNMVAFATAALDLFYESLKNH from the coding sequence ATGGAATGTGATATTAGCACATTAGCCCTCAAGGTCAGTGAGCTTCTTAAGGCCCGATCAGAGACAATTGCGGTGGCGGAGTCCTCATCTGGCGGACTGATCTCGGCGGCGCTTTTGGCTGTTCCCGGTGCTTCCACATACTTCAAAGGAGGAGGTGTGGTTTACACGCACGATTCTAAGCGAATCCTGATGGGGATTTCAGAGGCGCAGATGGCGGCCAATCGACCAGCTACGGAGGCGCATGCGATTGATTTAGGTCGGGCTGCAAAGAAAAGTTTAGGTTCTGACTGGGGAATCGGAGAAACTGGGGCTGCTGGTCCGGATGCGAATCGATATGGGGATTTAGCGGGGCATTCCGCAATCGGCCTCGCGGGTAGGAGCGAGGTTAGCATATTAGTTAATACAGAATCTAAAAAGCGAAATGACAATATGGTGGCTTTTGCGACCGCAGCTTTGGATTTATTCTATGAAAGCTTGAAGAACCATTAG
- the dgoD_14 gene encoding D-galactonate dehydratase produces MKIIDVKTYLTGQAWPDREGVRNFLFVRIYTDEGITGIGEASSLPAIEAEIRNKGALIIGEDPFQIQKLWSKMYLQSHFMTGIASGGAISAIEMALWDIKGKALGQPIWNLLGGKMRDKVRAYTHANTPEQARAFVDQGYTGLKMGGIEQAVQRVKDMREEVGDDIDIMADLHGPPWMTTSDAISVGKAIEDYGLLFYEEPVAPENIEALSRIQNSVNIPLASGERLAYIYAARELIEREIVDIIQPDAGRFGGLSQMMKLAAMAEAHYIQMAPHDGSLGPVGEIASIHLCASIPNFLIWEHRTGDVPLRYEVMQPQPEVFDSHIIVPNLPGLGVDLIDEVMLANPGDFTPGGHATNNKHEYRFVYPQPRRANWLKGKIQ; encoded by the coding sequence ATGAAAATTATTGATGTAAAAACCTACCTCACCGGCCAGGCTTGGCCCGACAGAGAAGGAGTACGGAATTTCCTCTTTGTCCGAATTTACACTGATGAGGGAATCACCGGAATCGGGGAAGCTTCATCCCTTCCTGCAATAGAGGCAGAGATAAGAAACAAGGGGGCACTCATTATCGGTGAAGACCCGTTTCAAATCCAAAAATTGTGGAGTAAAATGTATCTTCAATCTCACTTTATGACTGGAATTGCCAGCGGCGGTGCGATCTCAGCAATCGAGATGGCACTCTGGGACATCAAGGGGAAAGCTCTAGGACAACCAATCTGGAATCTTCTTGGAGGAAAAATGCGTGACAAAGTACGGGCCTATACTCATGCCAATACTCCAGAACAGGCGAGAGCCTTTGTCGACCAGGGCTACACTGGCCTCAAGATGGGAGGGATCGAACAAGCAGTCCAACGAGTCAAGGACATGAGGGAAGAAGTCGGAGATGACATAGATATTATGGCTGATCTTCATGGCCCACCGTGGATGACCACTTCTGACGCTATCTCAGTCGGGAAAGCAATCGAGGATTACGGCCTGCTCTTCTACGAAGAACCTGTGGCACCGGAAAATATTGAGGCCTTATCCCGTATCCAAAATTCGGTCAACATTCCACTCGCTTCAGGAGAACGTCTGGCCTATATCTACGCAGCTCGTGAACTAATCGAGCGGGAGATTGTCGATATAATTCAGCCTGATGCCGGTCGTTTTGGTGGCCTTTCACAGATGATGAAACTGGCTGCCATGGCCGAAGCACACTACATTCAAATGGCACCTCATGACGGTTCTCTCGGCCCTGTAGGGGAAATCGCCTCCATCCACCTCTGTGCGTCAATACCGAATTTCCTCATTTGGGAACACCGGACGGGAGATGTCCCGCTTCGCTACGAGGTAATGCAACCACAACCAGAAGTTTTCGATAGTCATATTATCGTGCCGAACTTACCCGGACTTGGTGTCGACCTCATCGATGAAGTCATGTTGGCCAACCCTGGTGATTTCACTCCTGGAGGTCACGCTACTAACAACAAGCACGAATACCGTTTTGTTTATCCCCAGCCACGACGTGCCAACTGGTTGAAGGGGAAAATCCAGTGA
- the golD gene encoding NAD-dependent glycerol dehydrogenase: MKPSEMFDLSGKFALVSGAASGMGRATSLALSEAGATLMLADINEEEMNKTAKDISDLGGHAVPVKCDVSRPDQILSMFEILDGEFGKIDFLGNIAGEGLRGKPEDVSLDDIEQSWRNLVYGRFCCCQEAGRRMLVSGCGSIVNVGSLASVTALGRGHIPYSMAMGAVVQMTRELSTEWAGRGVRVNAILPAQVLNPGLQERIRSDARIKEKFLSGIPRGRFGQPDDIRGLAVLLASDASSWITGALIPMDGGNLAMNAGGSVGTEVFIE, translated from the coding sequence ATGAAACCTAGTGAAATGTTTGATCTGTCGGGGAAATTCGCGCTGGTATCTGGAGCGGCTAGTGGAATGGGGCGTGCTACTTCACTAGCCTTGTCTGAAGCAGGAGCAACTCTGATGTTGGCTGACATCAACGAGGAAGAAATGAATAAAACGGCTAAAGATATAAGTGACTTGGGGGGACATGCGGTTCCAGTAAAATGTGATGTATCAAGACCCGATCAAATCCTTTCCATGTTTGAAATACTAGACGGTGAGTTTGGGAAAATCGACTTTCTGGGCAACATAGCAGGTGAGGGCTTACGTGGTAAGCCGGAAGATGTTTCGCTCGACGACATCGAGCAATCCTGGAGAAATCTTGTCTATGGTCGTTTCTGCTGTTGTCAAGAGGCGGGAAGACGCATGCTTGTTTCGGGTTGTGGTAGTATCGTAAACGTTGGTTCGCTGGCCAGTGTAACCGCTCTGGGCCGCGGCCACATTCCGTATAGCATGGCGATGGGAGCGGTTGTGCAAATGACGCGCGAACTAAGTACGGAGTGGGCAGGTAGAGGCGTACGGGTCAACGCGATCCTACCAGCCCAGGTATTGAACCCGGGGCTTCAGGAACGGATTAGATCTGATGCTCGTATTAAAGAGAAATTTCTTAGCGGGATACCAAGGGGTCGGTTTGGCCAACCTGACGACATTCGAGGGCTTGCAGTTCTTTTGGCGTCTGATGCCTCGTCGTGGATAACAGGCGCCTTAATCCCAATGGATGGCGGCAACCTAGCTATGAATGCAGGGGGCTCCGTCGGAACTGAAGTATTCATCGAGTAG
- the pdhC_2 gene encoding Dihydrolipoyllysine-residue acetyltransferase component of pyruvate dehydrogenase complex, which produces MAKSNLVEVVVPRLGWSMDEGTFVEWLKEDGGQVEVGDMLFVLESEKSAQEVESFDEGILRIPPDAPIPGDPVKVGQLLGYIVPEGESPPFENRSESGRIETSKERSVLNSPQDIEVVTQHREPRSSSARSNQNTKISPRARRLARDLGIDWTAIRGTGKDGRIREEDIRVASKGSNTPPLTKEKEKSFSLPGRYIPVTPTRLTIAQQMSAGINQAAPCTLSSKVVASKLVALRHKLKLNTDGILPSYTDIFIKLIASALKEDPMMAGQWHDKEIFLPTEINIAFAVDTESGVCAPVIQGADVKPLSTIAYESNALIHAAYQSRLKIEQIQGGIFTVTNLGSHGIDSFTPIINLPQSAILGIGRIQREPIVALDKIEIQHTMQLSLTFDHRVIDGAPAARFLARIYELIDDVENFLHP; this is translated from the coding sequence GTGGCAAAGTCGAATTTAGTAGAAGTAGTAGTGCCCCGACTCGGCTGGTCAATGGACGAAGGTACTTTTGTTGAATGGTTAAAAGAGGATGGTGGACAAGTTGAAGTAGGCGATATGTTGTTTGTTCTCGAAAGCGAAAAATCTGCTCAAGAGGTCGAATCATTTGACGAAGGAATTCTCCGAATCCCCCCTGATGCTCCGATTCCAGGAGACCCCGTAAAAGTTGGTCAATTATTAGGTTACATTGTTCCCGAGGGAGAATCTCCTCCCTTTGAAAACCGTTCAGAATCCGGACGAATAGAAACCTCAAAGGAGAGATCAGTACTTAATTCGCCTCAAGATATTGAAGTTGTAACGCAACACCGAGAACCAAGATCCTCATCGGCACGCTCAAATCAAAACACCAAGATCAGCCCGCGCGCCCGCCGTTTAGCTCGTGATTTGGGTATTGATTGGACGGCAATTCGGGGTACTGGGAAGGATGGGCGAATACGCGAAGAAGATATTCGAGTGGCATCAAAAGGATCGAATACACCTCCTCTTACAAAGGAAAAAGAAAAGTCTTTCAGCCTGCCCGGTAGATACATTCCTGTAACTCCGACCAGATTAACAATTGCACAACAAATGTCGGCAGGGATTAACCAAGCAGCTCCCTGTACCTTATCGAGCAAAGTCGTAGCTTCCAAACTAGTAGCTTTACGTCACAAACTGAAGCTGAATACAGACGGTATTTTGCCGAGCTACACTGACATATTTATCAAGCTGATTGCTTCTGCACTTAAAGAGGACCCAATGATGGCCGGCCAGTGGCACGATAAAGAAATCTTCCTCCCTACCGAAATAAACATCGCTTTCGCCGTCGATACAGAATCTGGAGTATGTGCTCCTGTGATTCAGGGCGCTGACGTAAAGCCGTTGTCTACTATCGCTTACGAGTCCAATGCGTTGATACATGCTGCATATCAGAGTCGGCTGAAAATCGAACAGATTCAGGGTGGTATTTTCACGGTGACCAATCTCGGCTCACATGGAATCGATTCTTTTACTCCCATTATTAATTTGCCTCAGTCTGCAATCCTGGGAATTGGCCGTATTCAGCGAGAACCGATCGTCGCCTTAGATAAAATTGAAATCCAGCATACTATGCAGTTGAGCCTAACTTTTGATCATCGCGTCATTGATGGGGCTCCCGCCGCACGCTTTCTGGCTAGAATCTATGAACTGATTGATGATGTTGAGAACTTTCTCCATCCTTGA
- the bfmBAB gene encoding 2-oxoisovalerate dehydrogenase subunit beta codes for MQLIRRSELRLARSHQQGLVHGACHTYVGEEAIACGVCAHLRLDDIIFSTHRGHGHALAKGLEPKELMAELYGRDTGCSRGRGGSMHLFKPEIGLMGTSGIVGPCILQACGGGYSFKILRTDQVAVAFFGDGAVNNGAFHEGLNMAAIWKLPVIFVCENNEFATEVAFEYASGIPDVGRRAKNYGLPGFEVDGNDVAEVHRIAGDAVQRARAGEGATLIECKTYRTRAHAEGMVDFTYRTRDEVDRWKTRCPIERLRNSIIENITDAQSALDEIDEEINEIVDQSHSFAEKSAFPDSATAKDHVYSKPEVVTATKESPIGTREKTYVDATLEALDFAMAQDETIFVMGQGIGKRGGNFATTLGLFDKYGADRLCDTPLCERGFVGLGCGAAVSGTRPVIDCMFIDFINDSFGELVNQIAKMQYMSSGRLRVPIILRGCIGVGHSAATHHSGSYHSIYAHIPGLRVVLPSTPFDAKGLFAHALRSWDPVLFLEHRELMATKGPVPEEWYEIPFGEGVVAQEGTDVTVVAFALMCRHALKAAERLSKDHISVEVIDPRTASPLDLGIILDSVNKTGRILVIDEAFGPCGIASEIAARVSEKGFNDLDAPVKCLTGDFTPTPYSPSLEAAVVPNVDHIENSIRQLINE; via the coding sequence ATGCAGCTGATTCGACGGTCCGAACTTCGGTTAGCAAGATCTCATCAGCAAGGGCTGGTCCATGGAGCATGTCATACCTATGTGGGGGAAGAAGCAATTGCTTGTGGAGTCTGTGCCCACTTGCGCCTGGATGACATTATATTCAGTACTCACCGTGGTCACGGTCACGCACTGGCTAAGGGCCTAGAACCAAAAGAGCTGATGGCAGAACTCTATGGCCGCGATACCGGGTGTTCTCGAGGGCGAGGCGGTAGTATGCATTTATTCAAGCCTGAAATCGGGTTAATGGGAACAAGTGGAATCGTAGGCCCTTGCATCCTACAAGCCTGTGGAGGTGGCTATAGTTTTAAAATCCTAAGAACCGATCAAGTGGCAGTCGCATTTTTCGGCGACGGTGCAGTTAATAATGGTGCGTTCCACGAAGGCCTCAATATGGCGGCTATTTGGAAGCTCCCGGTCATTTTCGTGTGTGAGAACAACGAATTCGCCACCGAAGTGGCATTCGAATACGCAAGCGGCATTCCAGACGTTGGACGCCGGGCAAAAAACTATGGATTACCCGGATTTGAAGTCGATGGGAACGATGTTGCTGAAGTTCATCGGATTGCTGGTGATGCTGTCCAACGAGCCAGGGCGGGCGAAGGAGCCACTCTCATTGAATGCAAGACCTACCGCACTCGCGCCCATGCTGAAGGAATGGTCGATTTTACCTATCGGACACGAGATGAAGTGGACAGGTGGAAAACACGCTGTCCAATCGAACGGCTCCGAAACTCGATCATAGAAAACATTACAGACGCACAATCAGCATTGGACGAAATTGACGAAGAGATTAATGAAATTGTTGATCAATCCCACTCTTTTGCAGAAAAAAGCGCCTTTCCCGATAGTGCAACTGCAAAGGATCACGTCTATTCGAAGCCAGAAGTCGTTACAGCAACAAAAGAATCTCCCATAGGCACCCGGGAGAAGACGTACGTCGACGCTACTTTGGAGGCGTTGGATTTTGCCATGGCCCAAGACGAAACAATCTTTGTAATGGGACAAGGAATCGGGAAACGAGGTGGCAACTTTGCGACTACTCTTGGATTATTTGATAAATATGGAGCGGATCGTCTGTGTGACACGCCACTTTGTGAGCGAGGATTTGTCGGACTGGGTTGTGGAGCCGCTGTATCAGGCACACGACCGGTAATTGATTGCATGTTCATTGACTTTATCAACGATTCCTTCGGCGAGCTCGTCAACCAAATCGCAAAAATGCAGTACATGAGCAGCGGTCGTTTAAGAGTGCCAATAATTTTGAGAGGTTGTATTGGTGTCGGTCATTCAGCAGCCACCCATCACTCGGGTAGCTACCATTCGATTTACGCTCACATTCCCGGCTTACGGGTAGTCCTTCCCTCAACACCCTTTGATGCAAAGGGACTCTTTGCACATGCCCTACGATCTTGGGATCCAGTACTTTTTCTCGAACACCGAGAACTAATGGCAACGAAAGGTCCCGTTCCTGAGGAATGGTACGAGATACCGTTCGGGGAAGGGGTAGTAGCACAAGAAGGAACGGATGTCACAGTGGTGGCATTTGCATTGATGTGTCGGCACGCTCTAAAGGCAGCGGAGCGATTGTCCAAAGATCACATATCGGTTGAAGTAATCGACCCACGAACTGCTTCGCCTCTCGACCTTGGGATAATTTTGGATTCGGTAAATAAAACGGGACGAATTCTAGTGATAGATGAAGCATTCGGTCCGTGTGGGATCGCTTCAGAAATTGCAGCACGAGTTTCAGAAAAAGGCTTCAACGACCTAGATGCTCCAGTTAAATGTCTAACTGGAGATTTCACTCCTACCCCGTACAGTCCGAGTCTCGAAGCCGCAGTAGTACCGAACGTAGATCATATTGAAAACTCAATTCGACAACTAATCAACGAATAG
- the iolG_18 gene encoding Inositol 2-dehydrogenase/D-chiro-inositol 3-dehydrogenase — protein sequence MSLTNLLEQRLYNCGPIKVGLIGAGKFGSLFLAQVPTSSGIEVTAIADLDLQRARKTCADVGWEEETITSIRFYEDGLPLISSSNVEVVVEATGSPAAGVAHARATIREGKHIIMVNVEADVLMGPILAREAKKSGVVYSMAYGDQPALTCELVDWARSCGFNVIAAGKGTKYLPSYHTSTPDTVWENYGLTPEKAASAKMNAQMFNSFLDGTKSAIEMAAIANATDLTPAPEGLGFPPCSTSDLAKILRPREEGGQLHHKGQVEVVSSLNRDGQEIPQNLRWGVYVVVEAPNKYTTHCFQEYGIPTDPTGQYGAIHKPFHLVGLELNISILSAVLRNEPTGCTSGFQGDVVAIAKRNLAKNEKLDGEGGFMVWGRLTPAEDSLKSGALPIGLAHGLRLIKEVRKGKPVCWSDIDPNNVDDVFHLRKKMDNTFCSEWNLTRNLSEKS from the coding sequence ATGAGTCTGACCAATCTCTTGGAACAGCGTCTGTACAACTGTGGACCGATTAAAGTAGGTTTAATCGGTGCAGGAAAATTTGGATCCCTATTTCTGGCGCAAGTTCCAACCTCATCAGGCATTGAAGTTACTGCGATAGCTGATCTTGATCTGCAACGAGCACGTAAGACCTGTGCTGATGTGGGTTGGGAAGAAGAGACTATTACCAGTATTCGTTTTTACGAGGATGGCCTGCCGCTCATATCCTCATCCAATGTCGAAGTCGTCGTCGAAGCAACAGGTAGTCCAGCAGCCGGAGTGGCCCATGCACGCGCAACCATTAGAGAGGGGAAACATATAATAATGGTTAACGTGGAGGCTGACGTTTTGATGGGTCCAATTCTAGCCCGGGAAGCGAAAAAATCTGGGGTCGTCTATTCAATGGCTTATGGCGACCAACCAGCCCTGACCTGCGAACTAGTCGACTGGGCGCGATCGTGCGGATTCAATGTCATTGCTGCTGGCAAAGGAACTAAATACCTACCCTCATACCACACGTCGACTCCAGATACAGTTTGGGAAAACTACGGACTAACGCCCGAAAAAGCAGCATCGGCGAAGATGAACGCACAAATGTTCAATTCTTTTCTGGATGGCACCAAATCCGCAATTGAGATGGCCGCCATCGCAAACGCAACGGACTTGACGCCTGCTCCCGAAGGTCTTGGTTTTCCACCATGTAGTACCAGTGATCTTGCAAAAATACTAAGGCCTCGAGAGGAAGGTGGACAGCTCCATCACAAAGGTCAGGTTGAAGTAGTCTCTTCCCTTAACCGAGATGGACAAGAAATCCCGCAAAATTTGCGCTGGGGAGTCTATGTCGTCGTTGAGGCTCCGAACAAATACACAACCCACTGTTTCCAAGAGTACGGGATCCCTACGGATCCAACTGGTCAATATGGAGCAATCCACAAACCATTCCACCTGGTTGGATTAGAATTAAACATATCCATTCTATCTGCTGTTCTCCGCAACGAGCCAACCGGATGTACCTCGGGCTTTCAAGGAGACGTTGTGGCTATCGCGAAACGAAATCTAGCGAAGAACGAAAAACTTGATGGCGAGGGCGGTTTTATGGTGTGGGGAAGGCTCACGCCTGCAGAGGATAGTCTAAAATCTGGAGCGCTGCCCATCGGTCTTGCACATGGATTACGACTCATTAAGGAGGTTCGGAAAGGGAAACCCGTATGCTGGAGTGATATCGACCCCAACAATGTTGATGATGTGTTTCATCTCCGAAAGAAAATGGATAATACCTTCTGTTCAGAATGGAATTTAACCCGCAACCTTTCTGAAAAATCCTAA
- the rihA gene encoding Pyrimidine-specific ribonucleoside hydrolase RihA produces MVYAMRTVIIDTDTGSDDAVALVMAAKHPDLKIDAVTVVAGNVPLEQGVQNALYTLELCMCRAPIYAGYAKPFLRPLQTAQEVHGADGMGDIGLPLKGREPNQGHAVNELCSRLMRGGKEMFLVTLGPLTNIAAALRLCPEIAERVVECVIMGGTGRGPGNITSVAEFNIWVDPEAANAVFNSGMRLKMVGWEIAGEFAYFGREDYERLRSVGTPLALFCADIQTSKIEVMKKRLNTGWFNLPDPIAMAVALKPDIVEESKVCRVDIATDEVFRGQTVVNHLEVPGKPLNVEIVTKVSRQGFLDMLFDAIG; encoded by the coding sequence ATGGTTTATGCTATGAGAACGGTAATTATCGATACAGACACGGGTTCAGATGATGCGGTAGCCTTGGTAATGGCCGCGAAACATCCTGATTTAAAGATTGATGCTGTTACTGTGGTGGCGGGAAATGTCCCTCTGGAACAAGGAGTCCAGAATGCGCTTTATACGCTAGAACTGTGTATGTGTCGGGCGCCGATTTACGCAGGATATGCGAAACCGTTTTTACGGCCTCTTCAAACTGCGCAAGAAGTTCATGGGGCCGATGGGATGGGGGATATTGGGTTGCCATTAAAAGGACGAGAACCTAATCAAGGACATGCGGTTAACGAACTCTGTTCGCGCTTGATGAGAGGAGGAAAGGAGATGTTTTTGGTGACCCTGGGGCCCCTAACTAATATTGCCGCAGCGTTACGGCTGTGTCCAGAAATTGCCGAACGTGTCGTGGAATGCGTCATAATGGGAGGAACCGGAAGGGGGCCTGGAAACATTACCTCGGTGGCTGAGTTTAATATATGGGTCGATCCAGAAGCGGCAAATGCCGTATTCAATTCAGGTATGCGGCTTAAGATGGTGGGTTGGGAGATTGCTGGCGAGTTTGCGTATTTTGGCAGGGAGGACTACGAACGGCTTCGTTCAGTAGGTACGCCTTTGGCTCTATTTTGTGCCGATATTCAGACATCAAAGATCGAAGTGATGAAGAAAAGATTAAATACGGGTTGGTTCAATCTGCCTGATCCGATTGCTATGGCAGTGGCTTTAAAGCCCGATATTGTGGAGGAGTCGAAAGTATGTCGTGTGGACATTGCCACTGACGAGGTGTTTCGCGGACAGACTGTTGTAAATCACTTGGAGGTCCCGGGAAAACCGCTTAACGTGGAAATTGTCACGAAAGTCTCGAGGCAAGGGTTTCTTGACATGCTTTTCGACGCGATAGGTTAA
- the fdh_2 gene encoding D-threo-aldose 1-dehydrogenase, with protein MACDYLPRRRLGKTELNIPVIPFGTQGFGNHFGAVSDENAVALVKDAVGLGVNHFDCARCYGDSLRKLGLALREIRRDEVIITGRLCCHSASEWGNYGEGEPDYSLERVIRDVENQLVVLGIDYFDGMLIHDPKDIDRTLAKNGTLEGLLQLKSRGLVRNVGFGMRPHDFHLKAIETGNVDFLLCFSDYNLIRKTAASKLLPAAHAADVGVMNGWSILRGLLTGVDIDEARESGLYRNEEDVEASREIWKWCRREKIELLQLAIQFCIREDRIHGNPIGSLNKKQLEANILAASRPVEEAVWKKFDLKFG; from the coding sequence ATGGCATGTGATTATTTACCCAGACGCCGTCTTGGAAAAACCGAATTAAATATCCCCGTGATACCTTTTGGCACTCAGGGATTCGGTAATCACTTTGGTGCAGTTTCTGATGAAAACGCTGTTGCGCTTGTCAAAGATGCGGTCGGGTTAGGGGTCAATCATTTTGATTGTGCCCGATGCTATGGTGATTCACTACGGAAATTGGGATTGGCGTTGAGGGAGATACGTCGTGACGAAGTCATAATTACGGGCCGGCTCTGTTGCCATTCCGCGTCAGAATGGGGAAATTATGGGGAAGGTGAACCAGATTACTCGCTAGAAAGAGTTATCCGCGATGTAGAGAATCAATTGGTAGTGCTCGGGATAGATTACTTTGATGGAATGCTGATTCATGACCCGAAGGATATCGATAGGACTTTGGCTAAGAATGGAACCTTGGAAGGACTGCTACAACTTAAGTCGCGGGGCTTAGTCCGAAACGTGGGGTTCGGAATGCGCCCGCACGATTTTCATCTTAAGGCTATAGAAACAGGCAATGTCGATTTTCTGCTCTGCTTCAGCGATTACAATTTGATCCGAAAAACAGCTGCCTCCAAGTTGTTACCGGCTGCTCATGCAGCCGATGTCGGAGTGATGAATGGATGGTCAATCTTAAGAGGTCTTTTGACGGGTGTTGATATCGACGAGGCGAGGGAGAGTGGACTATATAGAAATGAGGAAGACGTAGAAGCCTCGCGCGAGATCTGGAAATGGTGTCGGCGAGAAAAGATTGAACTTCTGCAATTAGCGATTCAGTTCTGTATTAGAGAGGATCGGATTCATGGTAACCCAATTGGGAGTCTTAATAAGAAACAGTTAGAGGCTAATATCCTAGCGGCGAGCCGGCCAGTCGAAGAAGCGGTATGGAAGAAATTCGATTTGAAATTTGGATAA
- a CDS encoding 3-beta-hydroxycholanate 3-dehydrogenase (NADP(+)), translating into MSIVSKVAVVTGAGSGIGKRTSIALLEEGYSVMLAGRRIELLESTAAEASAGQRAVVFPTDVTDPRSIQSLFTKTKEVFGRLDLLFNNAGIGAPGVLFEDLTTEQWKAVVDTNLTGTFLCTKEAFKIMKDQNPCGGRIINNGSVSAHVPRENSAPYTATKHAITGLTKAVSLDGRKYDIACGQIDIGNAAVERTFRSGKGNPVTMIQENEPKMNVDNVARAVVYMASLPLEENVQFMTVMATKMPYIGRG; encoded by the coding sequence ATGAGTATTGTAAGTAAGGTAGCAGTTGTAACAGGAGCAGGTTCGGGGATCGGAAAAAGGACATCAATAGCTCTCCTTGAGGAGGGTTATTCGGTTATGTTAGCAGGACGCCGGATAGAGTTGTTGGAATCGACCGCAGCGGAGGCGTCTGCTGGACAACGAGCGGTTGTTTTTCCGACAGACGTGACGGATCCTAGGTCGATACAGTCACTCTTCACCAAAACAAAGGAAGTTTTTGGTCGGCTTGATTTGCTGTTTAACAACGCCGGGATTGGTGCTCCGGGGGTTCTTTTTGAAGACTTGACTACAGAGCAATGGAAAGCGGTTGTTGACACTAATCTGACCGGCACATTTCTTTGCACCAAGGAAGCCTTCAAGATAATGAAGGATCAGAATCCTTGTGGTGGCCGTATCATCAACAACGGTTCCGTTTCGGCTCATGTTCCGCGAGAGAATTCTGCACCCTATACGGCTACCAAACATGCCATAACAGGTTTAACCAAAGCAGTTTCTCTCGATGGGCGAAAGTATGATATAGCGTGTGGGCAAATTGATATTGGAAACGCAGCTGTGGAAAGGACTTTTCGATCGGGAAAGGGTAACCCGGTGACAATGATCCAAGAGAATGAGCCGAAGATGAATGTTGATAACGTGGCGCGGGCTGTTGTGTACATGGCGAGTCTTCCTCTTGAAGAGAATGTACAGTTTATGACTGTAATGGCGACCAAGATGCCCTATATCGGGAGAGGGTGA
- the coaBC_2 gene encoding Coenzyme A biosynthesis bifunctional protein CoaBC — MDLLGRKIVVTAGGTREPIDPVRFVGNRSSGKMGFALAEAACERGAQVTLITTVLPPKYEGYGQVCEVETTMEMRKTVLSACKSADVLLMAAAVADYRIAEPRTHKIKKDGENLKLEFVKNADFLLELPDTFIKIGFAAETENILKNARDKLKHKRLSFICANDVSSSDAGFGVDTNRITILYPSGKKEALPLMRKIEVAHEILHRVVELLDGTENRNDYKS; from the coding sequence ATGGATCTATTAGGACGCAAAATTGTAGTGACGGCAGGTGGGACACGAGAACCAATTGATCCAGTTCGATTTGTTGGGAACAGGTCCTCGGGGAAGATGGGATTTGCTCTTGCAGAGGCTGCCTGCGAGCGTGGGGCACAAGTAACGTTGATTACAACTGTGCTCCCTCCAAAGTATGAAGGTTACGGTCAGGTATGCGAAGTCGAGACAACGATGGAAATGCGAAAGACCGTTCTCTCGGCATGCAAATCAGCGGATGTACTTCTGATGGCAGCCGCGGTTGCTGATTATCGGATCGCTGAGCCGCGAACTCATAAAATAAAGAAGGACGGTGAAAATCTAAAGTTGGAATTCGTTAAAAATGCGGACTTTCTTTTGGAATTACCGGATACTTTCATCAAGATTGGATTTGCTGCTGAGACTGAGAACATCCTGAAAAATGCTCGGGACAAACTGAAGCATAAACGCTTGTCCTTCATTTGTGCAAATGACGTTTCCTCTTCAGATGCTGGTTTCGGTGTTGATACTAATCGCATTACGATCTTGTATCCTTCGGGCAAAAAGGAAGCGCTGCCGCTGATGAGAAAAATCGAGGTGGCCCATGAGATACTCCACCGGGTAGTAGAGCTGCTCGATGGCACTGAAAACCGGAATGATTATAAGTCTTAA